One region of Ahniella affigens genomic DNA includes:
- a CDS encoding anhydro-N-acetylmuramic acid kinase, translated as MLALGLISGTSADAIDVALIETEPRPRLVATHAEPYTTALRESILALSQSGTISLQALGELDVAIARAFAQAAINLLFKTNRSPADVAVLGSHGQTVWHAPDSDLPFTMQLGDPNVIAELTGITTVADFRRRDIAAGGQGAPLVPAFHQALFHYADEDRAILNLGGIANLTLLSGNGNVRGFDTGPANALLDAWCQQNWGMPCDADGAFAASGRVIQGLLDELMQEPYFARPAPKSTGREYFNLNWLQQRLGPRPSLSATDLQATLLQLSARSIAEALKREAPNTRRVFACGGGVQNPVLMDAIARAIAPIELATVAALGVNAEFLEAMAFAWMAAETLQGRASNLPAVTGAKGRRVLGVIASPFRSN; from the coding sequence ATGCTCGCGCTGGGTTTAATCTCTGGGACCAGTGCTGACGCCATCGATGTTGCATTGATCGAAACCGAGCCCAGGCCACGGCTTGTGGCCACCCATGCCGAACCCTACACAACCGCTTTGCGCGAGAGCATTCTCGCGCTGAGCCAGAGCGGAACCATTTCGTTGCAGGCTCTCGGTGAACTCGACGTGGCGATTGCGCGGGCATTTGCGCAGGCCGCGATCAATCTGCTGTTCAAAACCAATCGGAGTCCGGCCGATGTCGCCGTGCTCGGCTCGCATGGCCAGACTGTCTGGCATGCGCCCGATTCGGACCTCCCATTCACGATGCAACTCGGCGATCCAAATGTCATCGCCGAATTGACTGGCATCACCACCGTGGCCGATTTCCGCCGTCGCGATATTGCTGCGGGCGGTCAAGGTGCGCCCTTGGTGCCCGCATTTCACCAAGCCCTGTTCCACTACGCCGATGAAGATCGGGCAATCCTCAATCTCGGCGGCATTGCCAACCTGACCCTGCTCTCTGGCAACGGCAACGTGCGTGGCTTCGACACCGGGCCTGCCAACGCGCTGCTCGATGCGTGGTGCCAGCAAAACTGGGGTATGCCGTGTGATGCGGATGGCGCGTTCGCCGCGTCGGGTCGCGTCATTCAGGGCCTGCTCGATGAATTGATGCAAGAACCCTACTTCGCCCGCCCCGCGCCGAAAAGCACTGGTCGTGAGTACTTCAATCTGAATTGGCTGCAACAGCGACTTGGCCCACGCCCGAGCCTGTCTGCGACTGATCTGCAAGCCACGCTGTTGCAACTCAGTGCCCGGTCAATCGCCGAAGCACTGAAGCGCGAAGCCCCGAACACCCGCCGCGTGTTCGCGTGCGGCGGCGGCGTGCAGAATCCCGTACTGATGGATGCGATCGCCCGCGCGATCGCCCCGATCGAATTGGCGACCGTCGCCGCCCTGGGCGTCAATGCCGAATTCCTCGAAGCCATGGCGTTTGCGTGGATGGCTGCCGAAACCCTGCAAGGCCGCGCGAGCAATCTGCCGGCGGTGACGGGTGCCAAAGGTCGGCGGGTGTTGGGTGTAATTGCGTCGCCTTTTCGCTCGAACTGA
- the hemB gene encoding porphobilinogen synthase, whose product MSFPNTRMRRMRRDDFSRRLMREHQLTVNDLIWPTFVCEGKNVREPVGSMPGVNRLSLDQLLIDAERAAKLKVPAIALFPVTPLEAKSLDAAEAWNPMGLAQRAVRELKKHFPEVGVITDVALDPFTTHGQDGLINDDGYVVNDDTTAALVKQALSHAEAGADVVAPSDMMDGRIGAIREALEAQGSANTRILSYAAKYASSFYGPFRDAVGSAGNLGKGNKYTYQMDPANSNEALHEIALDLEEGADMVMIKPGMPYLDIVRRVKDEFKVPTFVYQVSGEYAMLKAASQNGWLSEQAVVLESLLAMKRAGADGILTYYALDAAEWLRAG is encoded by the coding sequence ATGAGCTTCCCCAACACCCGCATGCGGCGCATGCGACGCGATGATTTCTCCCGTCGGCTGATGCGTGAGCACCAACTTACCGTCAACGATCTGATCTGGCCGACGTTCGTCTGCGAAGGCAAGAACGTCCGTGAGCCAGTCGGTTCGATGCCGGGCGTCAATCGATTGTCGCTCGACCAACTACTGATCGATGCCGAGCGTGCGGCCAAGCTCAAAGTGCCAGCGATTGCGTTATTTCCGGTCACCCCTTTGGAAGCCAAATCGCTTGACGCGGCAGAAGCCTGGAACCCAATGGGCCTCGCCCAGCGTGCGGTGCGTGAGTTGAAGAAGCATTTCCCGGAAGTCGGCGTGATCACCGATGTGGCGCTCGATCCGTTCACGACCCACGGTCAGGATGGATTGATCAACGACGACGGCTACGTGGTCAACGACGACACCACGGCGGCCCTCGTCAAACAGGCCCTCTCCCATGCAGAGGCTGGGGCAGACGTAGTCGCGCCGAGCGACATGATGGACGGTCGCATTGGTGCGATCCGCGAGGCGCTGGAGGCCCAAGGCTCGGCGAACACGCGCATCCTCTCCTATGCCGCCAAGTATGCATCGAGCTTCTATGGCCCATTTCGCGATGCTGTTGGCTCGGCCGGCAATCTCGGCAAAGGCAACAAGTACACCTATCAAATGGATCCGGCGAACTCGAACGAGGCCCTGCACGAGATCGCACTCGATCTCGAAGAAGGCGCCGATATGGTCATGATCAAGCCCGGCATGCCCTATCTCGACATCGTTCGCCGCGTCAAGGACGAGTTCAAAGTCCCGACGTTCGTGTATCAGGTCAGCGGCGAATACGCGATGCTCAAAGCCGCGTCGCAAAACGGCTGGTTGAGCGAGCAAGCCGTGGTGCTGGAATCGCTGCTGGCCATGAAACGCGCTGGCGCCGATGGCATTCTCACGTACTACGCACTCGACGCTGCTGAATGGCTGCGCGCTGGCTGA
- a CDS encoding M23 family metallopeptidase produces MLFRNDDEKSRQRQRRQALRRHAQRRHKHFYNAWPDWSFIQNFRAAPVTWRSERGMITIVAGILALLALVVLPSWAAVFGRGELPLGPTIPLVLPAMTTDAPTWKDDRQALINGVYTRIDEAGMWTTITVEKGQTLGAIFAEIGVNGSHLAQLLGQMKDSRALTTLKPGEKLGVKRAPDGHLLAIQYDADGNTRKLVEWHGDRVQESTIERPLERRTHVASGIIESSLFAAAEDAGLSDDMVVELAKVFGYDIDMAQDLRKGDKFFVVYEASYRDGEPVAGGRVLAATFYNRAKRFEAVGYQRAGGDFEYYDQSGRPLRKDFIRTPVEFSRISSRFSSARKHPVLGTVRAHRGVDYAAPSGTPIIAASNGKVSFSGWQNGYGNVIILDHGRGYSTLYGHMSRRVANRGVRVRQGEVIGYVGMTGLASGPHLHYEFRVNGVHRDPLKVTMPPPERLPLTLMAAFQKAVKPSLYLLARLEGPFPTTVQK; encoded by the coding sequence ATGCTGTTTCGAAACGACGACGAGAAAAGCCGGCAGCGCCAACGCCGCCAAGCCCTTCGCCGCCACGCCCAGCGCCGGCACAAGCATTTTTACAACGCCTGGCCCGACTGGAGCTTCATCCAGAACTTCCGCGCCGCGCCGGTCACTTGGCGCAGCGAACGCGGAATGATCACGATTGTCGCCGGCATTCTGGCGCTGCTTGCGCTCGTCGTACTGCCCAGCTGGGCGGCGGTGTTCGGGCGCGGGGAACTGCCGCTCGGGCCTACCATTCCGCTGGTCTTGCCCGCAATGACCACCGACGCGCCCACCTGGAAGGACGATCGCCAAGCGCTGATCAACGGCGTTTACACTCGGATCGATGAAGCCGGGATGTGGACAACCATCACGGTCGAGAAAGGACAGACACTCGGCGCAATCTTTGCCGAGATCGGCGTCAATGGCAGCCATCTGGCGCAGCTCCTGGGCCAGATGAAGGACTCGCGGGCCCTGACCACGCTCAAGCCGGGTGAAAAGCTGGGCGTCAAACGTGCGCCGGACGGCCATCTCCTCGCCATTCAGTACGACGCCGACGGCAACACCCGGAAACTGGTCGAGTGGCATGGCGATCGCGTTCAGGAATCGACGATTGAGCGTCCTCTCGAACGCCGCACCCACGTGGCGTCCGGCATCATCGAGAGTTCCCTGTTTGCCGCCGCTGAAGACGCCGGCCTCAGCGATGACATGGTGGTCGAATTGGCCAAGGTGTTCGGTTACGACATCGACATGGCGCAGGACCTGCGTAAGGGTGACAAGTTCTTCGTGGTCTACGAGGCCAGCTATCGCGATGGCGAGCCGGTCGCCGGCGGTCGGGTGTTGGCGGCAACGTTCTACAACCGCGCCAAGCGCTTCGAAGCGGTTGGCTACCAGCGCGCCGGCGGCGATTTCGAGTATTACGACCAGAGCGGCCGACCGCTGCGCAAGGACTTCATCCGCACGCCGGTCGAGTTCTCCCGGATCAGCTCGCGGTTCTCCTCCGCCCGCAAGCATCCGGTGCTCGGCACCGTGCGCGCGCATCGCGGCGTCGACTACGCGGCCCCGTCCGGCACGCCAATCATTGCTGCGTCCAATGGCAAGGTCAGCTTTTCTGGCTGGCAGAATGGCTATGGCAACGTGATCATTCTCGATCATGGACGCGGCTACTCGACGCTCTACGGGCATATGTCCCGGCGTGTGGCCAACCGTGGTGTCCGCGTGCGTCAGGGCGAGGTCATTGGCTACGTCGGCATGACCGGACTCGCCAGTGGCCCGCATCTGCACTATGAATTCCGCGTCAACGGCGTGCACCGCGATCCGCTGAAGGTCACGATGCCGCCACCAGAACGCCTGCCACTGACCTTGATGGCAGCGTTCCAGAAAGCGGTCAAGCCATCGCTTTATTTGCTCGCCCGGTTGGAAGGCCCGTTCCCGACCACGGTTCAGAAGTAA